One genomic window of Thermoanaerobaculia bacterium includes the following:
- a CDS encoding GSU2204 family CXXCH-containing (seleno)protein: protein MKQTFLFLLLVALVVIPAFAEDGGGTASVLVTSFENDESPTKAAEYRDTDAGFGFSLDMYGQFGEQGLFLISGHHTSPDEQQYNIRFWTGRHGKIDVSYNEFVHNLIHDPLVNMDAAFAPKANFHTDMNPMSQYGYSVRDLKARMDYAVHGYENLKFFASYSKLEREGMKQVRAMSHCAGCHVNAMDREVNEATEDIEAGASWTIGRLRLMASHLTRSYWENGATPTVLYDLAEHPVQHTPAFNDRISFDISDGPQMVERVPDVEKSQNQVRLDYGWDSGTFTTAYTMAEVTNQTADLSFDYNAWLASGAQRLGEKTWLKLRVRTYEIDNDDYFVDIVEPVAVAGPYAGQTYQEHYGYNPDFLRTSGMNRSVTDGIAEIRYQYARMGSFRFGYRYLSEDRDTYEVQEGETETITGRLYMDWRHVIPKSWKLMASLAYSDISHPFANVNGGCTPDMDTEPVSSPMAPGSIQYWEWQDARQADLSNQPSERMQFRATASRPLGQKTFLMLSTSYTDDKNDELDMSTWDRDITLASAYINWIPSQKWSWFTGYTYMKETTDTHICIPVFDG from the coding sequence ATGAAACAAACATTTCTATTTCTCCTGTTGGTGGCTTTGGTTGTGATCCCGGCTTTCGCGGAAGATGGAGGAGGAACCGCCTCGGTACTGGTTACCTCCTTCGAGAACGACGAAAGCCCCACCAAGGCCGCGGAATACCGCGATACCGATGCGGGGTTTGGATTTAGCCTGGACATGTACGGTCAGTTTGGAGAACAGGGTCTATTTTTGATTTCCGGACACCATACATCTCCCGACGAGCAGCAGTACAACATCAGGTTCTGGACCGGACGTCACGGAAAAATCGATGTATCCTACAATGAATTTGTCCACAACCTGATCCATGATCCGCTCGTCAACATGGACGCCGCGTTTGCGCCCAAGGCCAATTTCCATACGGATATGAACCCGATGAGTCAGTACGGCTATTCGGTCAGGGATCTCAAGGCTCGAATGGATTATGCCGTCCATGGTTATGAAAATCTGAAATTCTTCGCGTCCTACAGCAAGCTGGAACGTGAAGGAATGAAGCAGGTTCGAGCCATGTCCCACTGCGCCGGCTGTCACGTGAATGCCATGGACCGGGAGGTCAACGAAGCGACGGAGGATATCGAAGCCGGTGCTTCCTGGACGATCGGGCGCCTTCGCCTGATGGCCTCCCACCTGACACGATCATACTGGGAAAACGGTGCCACGCCGACCGTTCTTTATGATCTGGCCGAACACCCGGTTCAACACACGCCTGCGTTTAATGATCGAATCTCTTTTGACATTTCGGATGGTCCTCAGATGGTGGAGCGTGTACCCGACGTGGAAAAAAGCCAGAACCAGGTCCGACTGGACTACGGCTGGGATAGCGGTACCTTCACCACCGCGTATACGATGGCCGAAGTGACCAACCAGACCGCAGATCTGAGCTTTGATTACAATGCCTGGCTGGCCAGCGGCGCCCAGCGTCTGGGAGAGAAGACCTGGCTGAAACTGAGGGTTCGTACCTACGAGATCGATAATGACGACTACTTTGTCGATATTGTCGAGCCCGTGGCTGTTGCCGGACCCTATGCCGGTCAGACTTACCAGGAACACTACGGGTACAATCCTGATTTTCTGCGAACGAGCGGGATGAATCGCTCGGTCACCGATGGGATTGCCGAAATCCGTTACCAGTATGCGCGGATGGGATCGTTCCGGTTCGGATATCGATACCTTTCGGAGGATCGGGACACCTACGAAGTCCAGGAAGGGGAAACGGAGACCATTACGGGCCGTCTCTACATGGACTGGCGCCACGTGATTCCAAAGTCCTGGAAGCTGATGGCTTCTCTGGCCTACAGCGATATTTCCCACCCCTTCGCCAACGTCAACGGCGGCTGCACTCCCGATATGGACACCGAACCTGTGTCCAGTCCCATGGCCCCCGGTTCTATCCAGTACTGGGAGTGGCAGGACGCCAGACAGGCGGACCTGTCCAATCAGCCTTCGGAGAGGATGCAGTTTCGCGCGACAGCCTCCCGTCCCCTGGGACAGAAAACCTTTCTCATGTTGAGTACCAGTTACACGGACGATAAGAACGATGAACTCGACATGTCGACATGGGATCGGGATATTACCCTTGCCAGTGCCTACATCAACTGGATACCATCCCAGAAGTGGAGCTGGTTCACGGGATACACCTATATGAAAGAGACGACGGATACGCACATCTGCATCCCCGTCTTTGATGGGTGA
- a CDS encoding cytochrome c3 family protein, with amino-acid sequence MRHAAFKLVWALLILTGLCFAGDAGPCLDCHEGVVTSIATTIHTRVAGLDCQTCHPAAPSHVETGDTAGLIVDNPQQQCFSCHTDLTCDGEHCDRESFTCDNCHCVHHGSGPSMLKGDATKVCSKCHKDVAARMDLPNHHPVPEGKMTCISCHSPHRDSRASEATAADVNNLCWKCHSRYQGPFIFEHQPVIEDCRICHDAHGTVADNLLVQTEPFLCLQCHEFHFHAGLAANHDTDVIVGGVEFSNPNAEAGFKMAYGTKCTQCHQQIHGSDLPSQTVPGQGKGLLR; translated from the coding sequence ATGAGACATGCAGCTTTCAAGCTGGTATGGGCTCTCCTGATATTGACTGGCCTCTGTTTTGCTGGCGACGCCGGCCCGTGCCTTGACTGTCACGAAGGCGTTGTAACGTCCATTGCCACGACCATCCATACACGGGTTGCCGGGCTGGACTGCCAGACCTGCCATCCTGCGGCACCCTCCCATGTGGAAACGGGAGATACCGCAGGCCTTATCGTTGATAATCCTCAACAGCAGTGTTTTTCCTGTCATACCGATCTCACGTGTGACGGGGAACATTGTGACCGGGAATCGTTTACGTGCGACAACTGCCATTGTGTCCACCACGGAAGCGGTCCCTCCATGTTGAAGGGAGATGCGACAAAGGTTTGCAGTAAGTGTCATAAGGATGTCGCGGCCAGAATGGATCTGCCCAACCACCATCCCGTTCCCGAAGGAAAGATGACCTGTATCTCCTGTCACTCTCCCCATCGGGATTCCCGAGCGTCGGAAGCCACGGCTGCCGATGTGAACAACCTCTGCTGGAAGTGCCATTCCAGATACCAGGGCCCCTTTATCTTTGAGCATCAGCCCGTAATCGAAGACTGCAGGATCTGCCATGATGCCCATGGTACAGTGGCGGACAACCTGCTGGTTCAGACCGAACCCTTTCTCTGTCTCCAGTGCCATGAATTCCACTTCCATGCTGGACTGGCCGCCAATCACGATACGGATGTAATTGTTGGCGGAGTCGAGTTTTCCAATCCCAACGCGGAAGCGGGATTCAAGATGGCGTATGGAACCAAATGCACGCAGTGTCACCAGCAGATTCACGGATCCGACCTGCCCTCACAGACCGTGCCCGGCCAGGGCAAGGGTCTCCTGAGATAG
- a CDS encoding sensor domain-containing diguanylate cyclase — MVWTRFRSLTGLLHEIIPLQNIDDLLRKIVETSKSVADADYCAIIHSPDGKSFQLLCDTLPDNGERKYSLSAVKHAFKGRKTAQFSRSPAEETTGNDSFSVLTIEKCLVVPLTLPRNGVHYGVLYLDRRKHTEDFSEVDISTIVAFANLASIAIENSELFTRVTVDELTRASSRNFFLTRLGEEFERARRLNGGLGLLMLDIDNFKQINDIHGHLVGDDILRQFCIAIRSNVRAYDVVGRLGGDEFAVLLPSTSLDQVYKVAEKLQSCMSQSEWPEDLKVTTSIGGTAFPFNSAENATDLLNQADTALYQAKYGGRKQAVIAGRQTPIFSSRYDTSLKPGEDLLPVLQAFRKKVESACNRMELSKKEKETLLKELDSVSHLIQGETQYSDVT, encoded by the coding sequence ATGGTCTGGACGCGGTTTCGATCCCTAACGGGGCTATTACATGAAATTATTCCTCTTCAAAACATCGACGATCTTCTCCGAAAGATTGTAGAGACATCAAAATCGGTGGCAGACGCAGATTATTGTGCCATCATCCACTCTCCCGATGGAAAGAGCTTTCAACTTCTCTGTGACACACTTCCTGATAACGGAGAAAGAAAGTATTCGCTCTCTGCTGTTAAACATGCGTTCAAGGGAAGGAAGACAGCCCAGTTTTCCCGCTCTCCAGCGGAGGAAACTACGGGAAACGACAGCTTCTCTGTATTAACGATTGAAAAATGCCTCGTGGTTCCCCTGACCCTTCCCCGCAACGGGGTTCACTACGGTGTGCTTTACCTGGATCGCCGAAAGCATACCGAAGATTTCAGCGAGGTGGATATTTCCACGATCGTTGCTTTTGCCAATCTCGCATCCATTGCCATCGAGAATTCCGAACTCTTTACCCGCGTCACCGTGGACGAATTGACCCGTGCTTCTTCACGAAACTTTTTTCTCACGAGACTGGGAGAAGAATTTGAGCGGGCCAGACGTCTGAATGGGGGGCTGGGCCTTCTCATGCTCGATATTGACAACTTCAAACAGATCAATGATATTCACGGACACCTGGTCGGGGATGACATCCTCAGGCAGTTCTGTATCGCCATCCGGTCCAACGTAAGAGCCTATGACGTAGTCGGAAGATTGGGCGGCGACGAATTCGCCGTTCTCCTTCCCTCCACATCTCTGGATCAGGTTTACAAAGTCGCAGAGAAGCTGCAGAGCTGTATGTCCCAGTCGGAATGGCCGGAAGACCTGAAAGTAACCACAAGTATTGGAGGAACCGCTTTCCCTTTCAACTCAGCGGAAAACGCAACCGATCTTCTCAATCAGGCAGATACGGCACTCTACCAGGCCAAGTACGGAGGGAGAAAACAGGCGGTAATTGCGGGACGCCAGACCCCAATTTTCAGCTCGCGCTATGATACTTCTCTTAAACCGGGAGAAGATCTCCTCCCTGTTCTCCAGGCATTTCGCAAGAAAGTTGAAAGTGCGTGCAACCGTATGGAGCTTTCGAAGAAAGAGAAGGAGACCCTCCTCAAGGAACTTGACTCCGTTTCTCACCTGATCCAGGGCGAGACACAATATTCAGACGTAACCTGA
- a CDS encoding RNA chaperone Hfq — translation MSRKPTPPEQTFAEVYYYLKQMHSKSPVVIVMKDGEELKGWIEWYDRDVIKLNRHEGPNLMLFKDGIKYIYKDEEHSGAEEREETTEE, via the coding sequence ATGAGCCGCAAACCCACACCTCCAGAGCAGACATTCGCAGAGGTTTATTACTATCTCAAACAGATGCATTCAAAAAGCCCTGTTGTTATCGTGATGAAGGATGGAGAGGAATTAAAGGGCTGGATTGAGTGGTACGACAGGGATGTCATCAAGCTGAACCGGCATGAGGGACCGAATCTTATGCTATTTAAAGATGGAATCAAGTATATCTACAAGGACGAAGAACATTCCGGAGCCGAGGAGAGGGAGGAGACGACGGAGGAGTAA
- the ricT gene encoding regulatory iron-sulfur-containing complex subunit RicT, giving the protein MTIVGVRRFGWPRLEYYKFEGPSIEIGTACLVEQEHGLDFGEVIVDALPQEWAERFSSAGKIVRVAEEKDLQVFEQKIVLERQAYDLCLKKNEDLRIPMKLVRVVYSYDLKKAIFFYTATGRIDFRLLVKELARTLRIRVEMRQIGVRDEAKMLPGCGTCGITLCCSTFLQDFAPVSMKMAKHQNLVLNPSKVSGVCGRLKCCLAYEYHPGEKKKASCIIEYDDVN; this is encoded by the coding sequence TTGACAATAGTTGGCGTTCGAAGATTTGGTTGGCCTCGCCTCGAATACTATAAGTTTGAGGGGCCTTCTATTGAAATAGGTACGGCCTGCCTGGTCGAGCAGGAACATGGTCTCGATTTCGGAGAGGTTATTGTCGATGCGCTGCCCCAGGAGTGGGCGGAACGCTTCTCGTCTGCGGGAAAAATTGTCCGTGTTGCGGAAGAAAAAGATCTCCAGGTTTTCGAACAGAAGATCGTTCTGGAGAGACAGGCTTACGATCTTTGCCTGAAGAAGAACGAAGATCTCCGCATCCCGATGAAGCTGGTCCGGGTGGTCTATTCCTATGATCTGAAAAAGGCGATCTTTTTCTACACCGCAACAGGGCGTATCGATTTTCGCCTTCTGGTCAAGGAGCTGGCCAGAACCCTCAGGATTCGCGTGGAGATGCGACAGATCGGGGTTCGTGATGAAGCGAAGATGCTCCCTGGATGCGGGACATGCGGAATCACCCTCTGCTGCTCGACATTCCTGCAGGATTTTGCCCCTGTTTCGATGAAGATGGCCAAGCACCAGAATCTGGTTCTCAATCCTTCCAAGGTCTCAGGCGTCTGTGGACGCCTGAAGTGCTGTCTTGCATACGAATATCACCCGGGTGAAAAAAAGAAAGCCAGTTGCATAATTGAATATGATGATGTAAACTAA
- the purE gene encoding 5-(carboxyamino)imidazole ribonucleotide mutase, with amino-acid sequence MPEPRVAIIMGSANDLPRVQGAVDTLRSFDEPCEVRVLSAHRTPHEAGDYFSSARKRGIKVIICAAGGAAHLAGVAAAHTTLPVLGIPLDSSPIGGLDALMSTVQMPPGIPVATMAVGSWGATNAALFALSILALQDESLTEKLSSYREKMRQKILTTEVSD; translated from the coding sequence ATGCCTGAGCCACGAGTTGCGATCATCATGGGTTCGGCCAATGACCTTCCACGGGTCCAGGGAGCCGTAGATACCCTCCGGTCCTTTGATGAACCCTGTGAGGTCAGGGTCCTGTCCGCCCATCGAACTCCCCATGAGGCAGGAGATTACTTTTCTTCGGCCCGAAAACGGGGAATTAAGGTTATTATCTGTGCCGCAGGAGGCGCCGCCCACCTCGCCGGCGTAGCCGCCGCCCATACCACGCTTCCTGTGCTGGGAATTCCTCTGGACTCGTCTCCGATTGGGGGGTTGGATGCACTGATGTCCACCGTCCAGATGCCTCCGGGAATCCCGGTGGCCACGATGGCTGTCGGATCCTGGGGTGCAACGAATGCGGCACTCTTTGCACTTTCCATTCTGGCCCTTCAGGATGAGTCTCTAACAGAAAAGCTTTCTTCTTACAGAGAAAAGATGAGACAAAAAATTCTTACCACCGAGGTCTCGGATTGA
- the purD gene encoding phosphoribosylamine--glycine ligase, protein MRLLVIGSGGREHAIVWKLAQSELVEEVYCAPGNAGIDRYAHCVAIPPDDIQELADFAQKLKIDLTVVGPELSLVLGIVDEFQKRGLTIFGPTMRAAELEGSKIFSKLFMQRHNIPTARAGIAESREEALEVLKGFEIPVVLKADGLAAGKGVVVCTEQKQIDETLDAFFEEKRFGGAANRILIEECLEGEEASFLVLSDGERIIPMASAKDYKRIGDNDTGPNTGGMGAHTPAGVLDKETSSVILKDIILPTIRGMKDEGREYRGVLYAGLMITTDGPKVLEYNCRFGDPETQPIMLRLASDLFQICLAGARGQFNTMRAEWLKEAAACVVLASDGYPGAYEKGFPVENLDDVEQLEGVIVFHAGTKMDGDRYLTSGGRVFNVCARGQTLAQAISRCYLACDRIRFENKYYRKDIGQRVLRKMHYA, encoded by the coding sequence GTGCGACTACTGGTAATCGGTTCCGGTGGGCGTGAACACGCAATCGTGTGGAAGCTCGCCCAGTCGGAACTTGTTGAAGAGGTCTATTGTGCTCCAGGAAATGCGGGAATCGACCGCTATGCGCATTGCGTAGCGATCCCCCCGGATGACATCCAGGAACTTGCCGATTTTGCCCAGAAACTGAAGATTGACCTGACGGTTGTGGGACCGGAACTTTCCCTGGTTCTCGGAATTGTGGATGAATTCCAGAAACGGGGCCTGACCATTTTCGGCCCCACCATGCGGGCGGCTGAACTGGAAGGCAGTAAAATCTTTTCAAAGCTTTTCATGCAGCGACATAACATTCCCACCGCCCGGGCCGGGATTGCTGAAAGCAGGGAAGAAGCACTGGAAGTTCTCAAGGGATTCGAGATTCCAGTAGTTTTGAAGGCCGATGGTCTTGCGGCGGGAAAGGGAGTCGTGGTCTGCACGGAGCAGAAACAGATCGATGAAACGCTTGATGCTTTCTTTGAAGAAAAGCGTTTCGGCGGAGCTGCCAATCGAATCCTGATCGAAGAATGCCTGGAAGGTGAAGAGGCATCTTTTCTTGTACTCTCTGACGGAGAGCGGATCATTCCCATGGCCTCTGCTAAGGATTACAAGCGGATTGGAGACAATGACACCGGTCCGAATACGGGAGGCATGGGAGCCCATACCCCGGCTGGAGTCCTGGACAAGGAAACCAGTTCGGTAATTCTGAAGGATATTATTCTGCCCACAATCCGCGGAATGAAGGACGAGGGGCGTGAATACAGGGGCGTGCTCTACGCGGGCCTGATGATTACAACCGATGGACCCAAGGTTCTGGAATACAATTGTCGGTTTGGCGATCCCGAAACCCAGCCCATCATGCTCCGTCTGGCCAGTGATCTGTTCCAGATCTGTCTGGCTGGAGCCCGGGGACAATTCAATACAATGCGCGCAGAATGGCTCAAGGAAGCTGCGGCATGTGTCGTTCTTGCAAGCGATGGTTATCCCGGTGCCTATGAAAAGGGTTTTCCGGTCGAGAATCTGGATGACGTGGAGCAGCTTGAGGGTGTGATTGTATTCCATGCCGGGACGAAGATGGATGGAGACCGGTACCTAACGTCGGGAGGCCGGGTCTTTAATGTCTGTGCCCGGGGCCAGACCCTGGCCCAGGCAATTTCCCGATGTTATCTTGCCTGTGACCGTATCCGGTTTGAAAATAAGTACTACCGAAAAGATATCGGTCAGCGGGTCCTGAGGAAGATGCACTATGCCTGA
- the purB gene encoding adenylosuccinate lyase, giving the protein MLDILQSRYASPEMAAIFDDRNRYATWRALWIALARAESAVGIPIPEQAFTEMEAHRYSIDFERVREIERETRHDVMAHLHHFGEQCPSAKPFLHLGATSCFITDNTDLILVKQALQLISARLARLILLMRDFCAAYRALPVLGYTHFQPAQPTTLGKRASLWLQDYLNDFQSIRDFTEKIPLRGTKGTTGTQASFLELMNGDPVRVEEMESHFLSGLGFRKAFPVTGQTYPRKFDWSISTLLEGIAISSGKMSRDLRLIQHMKELSEPRGDKQVGSSAMPYKRNPMRSERLTSLSRYLLNLTRNAVDTAVDQWLERTLDDSAGRRLYLPQAFLTTDAILILGQDIFSGLTVHNEIIDARLRAELPFLLVETILMEGVKRGGDRQTLHERLREHAMAASDEQRRGLSNSFFQRVANDPDIPFSEKELENVSDPARLVGLAPRQVDTFLAEHADTFEEATRVASPITKVEV; this is encoded by the coding sequence ATGCTGGACATCCTTCAATCCCGGTATGCAAGCCCTGAAATGGCGGCCATCTTTGATGACCGTAATCGTTATGCCACCTGGCGAGCCCTCTGGATTGCCCTGGCCCGTGCCGAATCAGCGGTGGGGATCCCCATTCCCGAACAGGCCTTTACAGAAATGGAAGCTCACCGGTATTCGATCGATTTCGAGCGCGTTCGGGAAATCGAGCGCGAGACCCGTCATGACGTCATGGCTCACCTTCATCACTTTGGGGAACAATGCCCCTCTGCCAAACCCTTCCTCCATCTGGGCGCCACTTCCTGCTTCATTACCGACAATACGGACCTGATTCTCGTAAAACAGGCTCTCCAGCTTATCTCTGCGAGGCTGGCCCGCCTGATCCTTCTCATGAGGGACTTCTGTGCTGCTTACCGAGCCCTGCCGGTCCTTGGCTATACCCACTTTCAGCCGGCTCAGCCTACAACCCTGGGAAAACGTGCTTCCCTGTGGCTGCAGGACTACCTTAACGACTTCCAATCGATTCGCGACTTCACGGAAAAGATCCCGTTACGGGGAACAAAAGGTACCACAGGCACCCAGGCTTCCTTCCTTGAGCTGATGAACGGTGATCCCGTTCGTGTTGAGGAGATGGAATCCCATTTTCTTTCAGGTCTCGGATTTCGGAAGGCCTTTCCCGTCACCGGACAGACCTATCCCCGAAAATTCGACTGGTCGATCTCCACACTCCTGGAGGGAATTGCCATTTCTTCCGGAAAGATGAGCCGGGATCTAAGATTAATCCAGCATATGAAAGAACTTTCCGAACCCCGGGGAGATAAACAGGTCGGCTCTTCGGCGATGCCATATAAGAGAAATCCAATGCGCTCCGAGCGGTTGACATCTCTATCCCGTTACCTTTTGAACCTCACCCGAAATGCGGTGGACACAGCCGTGGATCAATGGCTGGAGCGGACCCTGGATGATTCCGCAGGCCGCCGTCTTTACCTCCCCCAGGCTTTTCTCACCACGGATGCAATTCTGATCCTGGGACAGGATATCTTTTCGGGCCTCACCGTTCATAATGAAATCATCGATGCCCGCCTCAGGGCAGAGCTCCCCTTCCTTCTCGTGGAAACGATCCTCATGGAAGGCGTCAAGCGCGGGGGAGATCGTCAGACTCTTCACGAACGCCTGAGGGAGCACGCTATGGCTGCTTCGGACGAACAGCGCCGGGGACTCTCCAACTCCTTTTTTCAGCGAGTCGCCAATGATCCGGACATCCCCTTCTCCGAAAAGGAACTCGAAAACGTTTCAGATCCGGCCAGGCTGGTGGGTCTCGCCCCCCGCCAGGTGGATACGTTCCTGGCAGAGCACGCGGACACCTTCGAGGAAGCCACCCGCGTGGCTTCCCCGATAACAAAGGTGGAGGTCTAG
- a CDS encoding metal ABC transporter permease has protein sequence MDVLTLMALPFLECLVLVGIHSYLGIHVIKRQVIFVDLAIAQIAALGIAVAMTFGIHPGDPGSYIFSLLFALAGGTIFSVTRFRRHGVPQEAVIGLVYALAAALSILVMDRSPLGSEHLKELLTGALLWVGWPDIIKASIIYAVIGIIHYRFQPIFQMISSDPERARGKGYNLFFWDLLFYATFAVVITTSVQVAGILLVFVFLVTPAMMAISVTDRLSIQLLIGWTAGTLVTMAGLLLSYFFDLPGSPTVIALYGAVLLLWSLCVYLVRAESRINALKKVVMGLMISVGFLALLFLLGEYLHRGHAG, from the coding sequence ATGGATGTACTCACCTTAATGGCCCTGCCCTTTCTGGAATGCCTGGTTCTCGTCGGGATCCACTCCTATCTCGGTATCCACGTCATTAAACGGCAGGTGATTTTTGTGGATCTTGCGATCGCCCAGATTGCGGCGCTGGGCATTGCTGTTGCCATGACATTCGGGATCCATCCGGGAGATCCAGGGAGCTACATCTTTTCGCTCCTCTTTGCCCTCGCCGGAGGGACCATTTTCAGCGTGACCCGGTTTCGCAGGCATGGAGTGCCCCAGGAAGCGGTGATTGGCCTTGTCTATGCCCTGGCGGCCGCCCTTTCAATCCTGGTGATGGACCGTTCTCCTCTGGGGAGTGAGCATCTCAAGGAGCTTCTCACCGGCGCCCTGCTCTGGGTCGGGTGGCCTGACATTATCAAGGCTTCGATCATCTATGCCGTGATCGGTATCATCCATTATCGGTTCCAGCCGATCTTTCAGATGATTTCCTCCGATCCGGAACGTGCCAGGGGTAAGGGATACAACCTGTTTTTCTGGGACCTTCTTTTCTATGCGACCTTTGCTGTCGTGATTACAACCTCGGTCCAGGTCGCGGGAATCCTACTCGTCTTTGTCTTTCTGGTGACTCCCGCCATGATGGCAATCAGTGTCACAGACAGGCTATCGATACAGCTTCTCATCGGCTGGACCGCAGGCACGCTTGTCACGATGGCCGGGCTTCTTCTCTCCTATTTCTTTGATCTTCCGGGAAGTCCGACGGTCATCGCTCTTTATGGTGCCGTTCTTCTCCTGTGGTCCCTGTGTGTCTACCTGGTTCGTGCAGAGAGCCGGATAAACGCCCTGAAAAAAGTTGTCATGGGCCTGATGATATCTGTCGGTTTTCTTGCTCTCCTCTTTCTACTGGGAGAATATCTCCATCGAGGCCACGCGGGCTAA
- a CDS encoding metal ABC transporter substrate-binding protein produces MKRFLLFLISFSLLPGLYAEVRVVTTLPVYAQLAAMVGGNHVRAESIGLPGQDPHFVRPKPSYALKVRKADLFVTTGLDLELWVPALLDRAGNPEVLEGGKGYVSASAGMNLLEIPSSFSRSEGCIHVYGNPHVYISPFNILIAAENIMHGLSRIDPDHAAEYETSYQHYRTRILERMFGRTLLSKVPEKELITLTEQGELYSYLKEHNLIDFMEGWSKKGYPLHGKKIITYHKAWIYFCKPFGIEVVGHVEEKVGIPPSVKHISNLTKRIRQEGIRVILTADYYDLDKVQRIAQATGCRAVIVPTQPDETYPTFEALMDGWLDRLLAAFSE; encoded by the coding sequence ATGAAACGATTCCTTCTTTTTCTTATCTCCTTTTCTCTTCTTCCGGGTCTTTATGCTGAGGTAAGGGTCGTGACGACTCTTCCCGTTTACGCTCAGCTGGCTGCTATGGTGGGAGGAAACCATGTCCGTGCGGAATCCATCGGGCTGCCCGGTCAGGATCCTCACTTTGTCCGCCCGAAACCAAGTTATGCGTTGAAGGTCAGAAAAGCCGATCTCTTTGTCACTACGGGACTGGATCTGGAACTCTGGGTGCCTGCTCTCCTGGATCGCGCCGGCAATCCGGAAGTCCTCGAAGGGGGGAAGGGGTATGTCTCCGCGTCTGCCGGGATGAACCTGCTGGAAATTCCCTCTTCCTTTTCCAGGTCGGAAGGCTGCATCCATGTCTATGGCAACCCCCACGTCTATATATCACCCTTCAACATCCTTATCGCCGCGGAAAATATCATGCACGGGCTCTCTCGTATTGATCCGGACCACGCGGCGGAGTATGAAACCAGCTATCAGCACTACCGGACCAGAATCCTGGAGCGGATGTTTGGCAGGACACTGCTCTCGAAAGTGCCTGAAAAGGAATTGATCACTCTGACAGAACAGGGTGAACTCTATTCTTACCTCAAGGAACACAACCTGATCGATTTCATGGAGGGGTGGTCGAAAAAGGGATACCCGTTGCATGGGAAGAAGATCATCACGTACCACAAGGCATGGATCTATTTCTGCAAGCCCTTTGGCATTGAGGTCGTCGGACACGTGGAGGAAAAGGTGGGGATTCCTCCCTCCGTTAAGCATATCTCCAACCTGACGAAGAGGATTCGACAGGAAGGAATCCGAGTCATCCTGACCGCGGATTACTATGATCTCGATAAGGTCCAGCGGATCGCCCAGGCAACGGGATGCCGGGCCGTTATCGTCCCCACCCAGCCCGATGAAACATACCCGACCTTTGAAGCCCTCATGGACGGCTGGCTGGATCGCCTCCTTGCCGCCTTTTCGGAGTGA
- the rpmE gene encoding 50S ribosomal protein L31: MKKGLHPEYHDVVARCACGAEFKTRSTKKELKLEICSSCHPFFTGKQKLLDSAGMVERFRRRYGTKETKG; the protein is encoded by the coding sequence ATGAAGAAAGGTCTTCACCCAGAGTATCACGACGTCGTGGCCCGCTGTGCCTGCGGTGCCGAATTTAAGACGCGCTCGACAAAAAAGGAACTCAAGCTCGAAATCTGTTCCTCATGCCATCCCTTTTTCACAGGGAAACAGAAACTGCTTGACTCTGCCGGAATGGTAGAGCGGTTCCGCCGTCGGTACGGGACGAAAGAAACCAAAGGATGA